Genomic DNA from Segatella copri:
CCCTAAAGGATAGCGACCGAATGCTGCGTTTCGTCTTCTTGACAGGCATCACCAAGTTCTCGCAACTTAGTATCTTCAGTGAACTCAATAATATCACAAATGTGAGTATGCACCAAGAGTATGCTGGCATTTGCGGCATTACCAAGGAGGAATTGTTGGATAAGTTTGATGAGGATATTGATGTGTTAGCAGGTAGGTTGGGATTGACACACGAACAAGCCTTGTCAAAACTGAAGGAAAATTATGATGGCTATCACTTTACCTGGCCATCATCAGATATTTTCAATCCTTATAGCTTGTTGAACTGTTTAGCTGAAGGACAGATGAATTCCTATTGGTTTGGCTCAGGCACTCCTACTTATCTCCTTAATATGATGCGGAAATATGACTTTACACCGATTGACCTGGGTGAACAGATGGATGCATTAAAGGATGATTTTGATGCAGCCACTGAGACGATGACTACTATCATGCCTTTACTTTATCAGAGTGGTTATATCACTATCAAGAATTATGATCCGGAAACGGAACTCTATACCTTGGCTCTGCCTAACAAAGAAGTGAGGATTGGTTTGTATCGCAGTATGTTACCGCATTATTTAGCGGCAAAGTCTGCAATGTGCAATACGACCGTGGCCAAGATGTCTTCTCTTATCAATAAGGGTAACATGGATGGTGCTCTTCAGCTATTGAAAACGTTCTGGGAGACGGTACCTTATTGCGATAATACCGATTATGAGGGGCATTATCAGCAGACAATGTATATCATCTTTGCCCTGCTTACGAATTTCCGTATATTGGTGGAACAGCATACTTTCCGTGGAAGAACAGACATTACGATGGAAACAAAGGATACCATCTATGTGATAGAACTGAAATTTAATAAGTCAGCACAAGAGGCTCTTGACCAAATCAACAACAAGCATTATGCTGATGCTTTTGCCCTAAGAGACAAAACCGTGGAAAAGATTGGTATGAACTTTATGATTGATGAAGATAAGACGATTGTATTGGATTGGGCAAAATAGTTCCCTTAGTAGCAGAACCTCTTCTTCCTGGATTGGTGGAAGTTTGGGGAGTAGCAACAGAAAAGATGGCCTTGCAAAATGCGGGGTCATCTTTTCTGTTTTATAAAACAGACACTCTTAGATAATTATTCGACATGAAAACCATAACAAAGTATTTGTTACATGAGATAAAGTAATGAATAGAATAAATCGCTATTTTTGCGTCGTTTTAACAGCTTTAATAAAGAAAGCCGGTGAAAATCATCGGCATCATAACAATTTTAAACTTTTATATTTCAACCTAAAAACAAATGAAAAAGAGATTTTTGGCGATATTGGCGGCTGCGTTGCTACCGTCATGTCTGTTCGCCCAGTTTGGAGTGGTTTCGCCGCTTCATGTGAATGGCAATCAGTTGAATGATTCCTATGGCAACAAAGTGGTTTTACATGGTGTGATGGATACACCGAGTCCTTACTTCAACAAATATCGTTGGGGTTATAGCTGTACCGACAATAACATCTCGGCATGCATAAGCTATTATGACAAGATTTTTGGAGCACTCCAGAATCCTGCCAAAGGTACCTATTGTAATATCTTCCGTCTTCATCTCGAACCAGGCTGGACCAATGATCCCAACAAGAAGTCAACGGGTTCTGATACTGGAGAGGCTAATATATCGCGTTTCAGTGCTAGCCGTTTGCAGAAGTATCTTGATGCCCTTTATCTGCCTATTGCGCAGAAGGCCATCAATCATGGCTTGTATGTGGTGATTCGTCCTCCAGGCGTATGTCCTAAGGATTTGAAAGTAGGCGATGCTTATCAGAATTATCTTAAAACGGTGTGGAACATTGTTTCCAGCAACAGTTGGGTGAAGAATAATTCCGGCATCGTATCGCTGGAACTTGCCAACGAGCCTGTTCATATATATAATAGGTATGGTCAGAGTTCTGCTACTGCCATGCGGGATTATTTCCAGCCAGTAGTTGATGTGATTCGCAAGAATGGCTTCAAGGGTATTATCTGGATTCCTGGCACGGGCTATCAGAGCCAGTATGAGAATTATGCCTCTTATCCTGTTTCCGACAGTAACTTCGGCTATGCCGTGCATGTGTATCCGGGATGGTATGGGG
This window encodes:
- a CDS encoding ATP-binding protein, whose protein sequence is MATKLYPIGMQTFSEIREEDFLYVDKTEYIYRMTHTSGKYFFLSRPRRFGKSLLVSTMQSYFEGKKELFKGLAIEKLEKDWTEYPVLHFSLAGGKHMEKDQLVRYLLYILKVNEEKFGIVNESPDPNVRMLNLIKTVYEQTGQKVVVLIDEYDAPLLDVVHEDTSLGVLREVMRNFYSPLKDSDRMLRFVFLTGITKFSQLSIFSELNNITNVSMHQEYAGICGITKEELLDKFDEDIDVLAGRLGLTHEQALSKLKENYDGYHFTWPSSDIFNPYSLLNCLAEGQMNSYWFGSGTPTYLLNMMRKYDFTPIDLGEQMDALKDDFDAATETMTTIMPLLYQSGYITIKNYDPETELYTLALPNKEVRIGLYRSMLPHYLAAKSAMCNTTVAKMSSLINKGNMDGALQLLKTFWETVPYCDNTDYEGHYQQTMYIIFALLTNFRILVEQHTFRGRTDITMETKDTIYVIELKFNKSAQEALDQINNKHYADAFALRDKTVEKIGMNFMIDEDKTIVLDWAK